The Halomonas sp. 7T genome contains a region encoding:
- a CDS encoding DUF934 domain-containing protein: MPSNDTKTDTVELVPVHVDHLITDGELAAENAWCVSYDTETLPEQRPAFLPLALWQAHQEDAELAPLLASDTELTTALGQQLNSTRAVAIDFPAFTDGRGYTLARLLRERYGYNGEVRAVGDVLVDQLDYMRRCGFTAMALRDDQHPDDAIRALNMFSVRYQTDVEERQALFERRLANSEQ; the protein is encoded by the coding sequence ATGCCCAGCAATGACACCAAGACTGATACGGTTGAGCTAGTGCCGGTACATGTCGACCATCTGATTACTGATGGCGAACTGGCAGCGGAGAACGCGTGGTGCGTGTCCTACGACACAGAAACGCTCCCTGAACAGCGCCCCGCCTTTTTGCCATTAGCACTCTGGCAAGCGCATCAGGAAGATGCCGAGTTAGCACCACTGCTCGCAAGCGACACTGAGTTAACCACTGCACTGGGTCAGCAGTTAAACAGCACCCGTGCCGTTGCCATCGACTTCCCAGCGTTTACAGATGGACGTGGCTACACACTAGCTCGGTTGCTTCGCGAACGCTACGGCTATAACGGCGAAGTACGTGCAGTTGGCGATGTCTTGGTCGACCAGTTGGATTACATGCGTCGCTGTGGCTTTACCGCCATGGCCCTGCGCGATGATCAACATCCCGACGATGCTATCCGGGCGTTAAACATGTTTAGCGTCCGCTATCAAACCGATGTAGAAGAGCGCCAGGCGTTGTTCGAACGCCGTCTAGCCAATAGTGAACAGTAA
- the metH gene encoding methionine synthase translates to MAASDLTASLTQRLTQRILILDGGMGTMLQNAELSEEDFRGDRFSAWPSDLKGNNDLLALTCPDVVARIHRDYLEAGADILETNTFNSTRLSQADYGMEDLVPELNRESARLAREVCDAVAAETDIPRYVAGVLGPTSRTASLSPDVNDPAKRNVTFDELRENYYEAASCLIEGGADLIMIETIFDTLNAKAAIYALEELFDDLGRRLPVMISGTITDASGRTLSGQTTEAFWNSVRHAQPLSVGLNCALGAEELRPYIEELSTKANTFVSAHPNAGLPNEFGEYDQTPEEMAAIVSEFAASGLVNIIGGCCGSTPEHIRAIADTVRPMAPRQVPKRDHACRLSGLEPFNIQADSLFVNVGERTNVTGSARFKRLIVEEDFTTALEVALEQVENGAQIIDINMDEGMLESQEAMVRFLNLIAGEPDIARVPIMIDSSKWDIIEAGLKCVQGKAVVNSISLKEGEAAFREQATKCRRFGAAIVVMAFDEEGQADTFARKTEICERAYRLLVDEIGFPAEDIIFDPNIFAIATGIDEHNNYAVDFIEATQWIREHLPHAMVSGGVSNVSFSFRGNNPVREAIHSVFLYHAIRAGLSMGIVNAGQLAVYDDLPAELRDAVEDVVLNRRNDGTERLLELADKYKGDGSGAAKKEDLEWRSWPVNKRIEHALVKGVTAYIEEDTEQARAEAARPIEVIEGPLMDGMNVVGDLFGAGKMFLPQVVKSARVMKQAVAYLIPYIEAEKSEETQAKGKIVMATVKGDVHDIGKNIVGVVLQCNNYEVIDLGVMVPTEKILQAAIDHNADIIGLSGLITPSLDEMVHVAKEMQRRGMNLPLLIGGATTSKAHTAVKIEPQYEHPVIYVTDASRAVGVAGKLLAPNLKPAYTAEIREEYEKVRERNAKRRPKAADLDYTQARKRRFRTDWANHTPAKPSTLGLMTFDDYDLEELVERIDWTPFFMSWQLAGKYPKILTDDVVGEAAQSLFADAKVMLRKLIDEKRVQARGVIGLWPANSVDDDVIEVYADENRTEVVERLHHIRQQTTKGRDGICYSLADFIAPKESGKPDWIGGFAVTTGHGVDELSKAYEAAGDDYNAIMVQALTDRLAEAFAERMHERVRKEFWGYVPEETLDNEALIAEKYQGIRPAPGYPACPDHTEKATLFRLLNAPENTGLTLTENFAMWPAAAVSGWYFAHPQSKYFSTGKITRDQVEAIADRKQMPLAEMERWLSPVLSYDPS, encoded by the coding sequence ATGGCTGCTAGTGATTTGACTGCTTCCCTCACCCAACGCCTTACCCAACGCATCCTGATTCTTGATGGCGGTATGGGTACCATGCTGCAGAATGCTGAACTCAGTGAGGAGGATTTTCGCGGTGACCGGTTCAGTGCCTGGCCGTCTGACCTAAAAGGTAACAATGACCTACTAGCGCTTACCTGCCCCGATGTCGTTGCGCGTATTCATCGCGACTATTTGGAAGCTGGCGCCGATATTCTTGAAACCAACACGTTTAACAGCACCCGGCTGTCTCAGGCCGATTATGGCATGGAAGACCTGGTGCCAGAACTCAATCGTGAATCAGCACGTTTGGCCCGGGAAGTATGCGATGCGGTAGCCGCGGAAACCGACATTCCGCGTTATGTTGCAGGCGTGCTTGGCCCAACATCGCGCACTGCCTCTCTCTCACCAGATGTTAACGATCCCGCTAAACGTAATGTCACTTTCGATGAGCTGCGTGAAAATTACTATGAAGCGGCCAGCTGTTTAATTGAAGGTGGCGCCGATCTCATCATGATCGAAACCATCTTTGATACGCTCAACGCCAAAGCGGCCATCTATGCCCTTGAAGAGCTCTTCGATGATTTAGGCCGTCGCCTGCCGGTGATGATTTCTGGCACGATTACCGACGCTTCCGGCCGCACGCTTTCTGGCCAAACGACCGAAGCGTTCTGGAACTCCGTTCGTCATGCCCAGCCGCTTTCCGTGGGGCTTAACTGTGCATTGGGCGCCGAAGAGCTGCGCCCTTACATTGAAGAGCTTTCTACCAAAGCCAATACCTTTGTTTCTGCCCACCCCAACGCCGGCTTACCTAATGAATTTGGTGAGTATGACCAAACGCCCGAGGAGATGGCCGCGATAGTCAGCGAGTTCGCTGCGAGCGGGTTGGTTAACATCATCGGTGGTTGCTGTGGGTCAACGCCTGAACATATCCGTGCTATTGCTGATACCGTGCGCCCCATGGCGCCTCGCCAAGTGCCCAAGCGTGACCACGCTTGCCGCCTATCGGGGCTAGAGCCCTTTAACATTCAGGCTGATTCGCTGTTTGTAAACGTAGGCGAGCGCACCAACGTTACGGGCTCAGCGCGCTTTAAGCGTTTGATCGTCGAGGAAGATTTCACCACCGCGCTTGAAGTTGCGCTAGAACAGGTGGAGAACGGCGCGCAGATCATCGACATCAACATGGATGAAGGCATGTTGGAGTCCCAGGAAGCCATGGTGCGCTTTCTGAACTTAATCGCCGGTGAGCCTGATATTGCCCGCGTGCCGATCATGATCGACTCCTCCAAATGGGACATCATCGAAGCGGGCCTAAAGTGCGTTCAGGGTAAGGCGGTCGTGAACTCGATATCGCTTAAAGAGGGCGAAGCCGCGTTCCGCGAACAAGCCACCAAATGCCGTCGCTTTGGTGCCGCCATTGTCGTCATGGCGTTTGACGAAGAGGGTCAAGCGGATACCTTCGCCCGCAAAACTGAGATTTGTGAGCGCGCCTACCGCCTGCTAGTCGACGAAATCGGCTTCCCTGCTGAAGACATTATTTTCGATCCGAATATCTTCGCCATCGCCACCGGCATTGACGAACACAATAACTACGCAGTCGATTTCATTGAGGCCACACAATGGATTCGTGAGCACCTGCCCCATGCCATGGTTTCAGGTGGTGTGTCTAACGTCTCGTTCTCGTTTCGGGGTAACAACCCGGTACGTGAAGCGATCCACTCCGTGTTTTTATACCACGCTATTCGCGCCGGTCTTAGCATGGGGATTGTCAATGCAGGGCAGCTTGCGGTCTACGATGACTTGCCCGCTGAGCTTCGCGATGCTGTAGAAGATGTCGTGCTCAACCGCCGCAACGACGGCACTGAACGGTTGCTGGAACTTGCCGACAAGTACAAGGGTGATGGCAGCGGTGCGGCCAAAAAAGAGGATCTCGAATGGCGCAGCTGGCCAGTCAACAAGCGCATTGAACATGCACTGGTAAAAGGTGTTACCGCGTATATTGAAGAAGATACGGAGCAAGCCCGTGCCGAAGCGGCCCGCCCCATCGAGGTCATCGAAGGGCCGCTTATGGACGGCATGAACGTGGTGGGCGACCTATTTGGCGCGGGCAAAATGTTCCTGCCCCAGGTTGTGAAGTCAGCACGGGTTATGAAGCAAGCCGTTGCCTACCTCATTCCTTATATTGAAGCCGAGAAAAGTGAAGAGACCCAGGCCAAAGGCAAAATTGTCATGGCAACGGTCAAAGGTGATGTTCATGACATCGGTAAAAATATCGTTGGTGTGGTCTTGCAGTGTAATAACTATGAAGTTATTGATCTGGGCGTGATGGTGCCCACTGAAAAAATTCTGCAAGCCGCTATCGATCATAATGCGGATATTATTGGCCTTTCCGGGTTAATCACACCCTCGCTGGATGAAATGGTGCATGTGGCCAAAGAGATGCAGCGCCGCGGTATGAACTTACCGCTGCTCATTGGAGGTGCCACGACGTCAAAAGCGCATACCGCTGTAAAAATTGAGCCACAGTACGAGCACCCGGTGATCTACGTTACCGATGCCTCCCGCGCGGTGGGCGTGGCTGGCAAGCTGCTCGCACCTAACTTAAAGCCCGCTTACACGGCTGAAATCCGCGAAGAGTACGAAAAAGTACGTGAGCGTAACGCCAAACGTCGCCCGAAAGCGGCTGATCTGGATTACACCCAGGCGCGCAAGCGGCGTTTCCGCACCGACTGGGCGAACCATACCCCCGCCAAGCCAAGCACCTTAGGCTTGATGACCTTTGATGATTACGACCTCGAAGAGCTTGTGGAGCGTATTGATTGGACGCCCTTCTTTATGAGCTGGCAGCTCGCTGGAAAGTACCCCAAAATTCTCACTGATGACGTGGTAGGCGAAGCCGCTCAGAGCCTGTTTGCTGATGCCAAGGTAATGCTGCGCAAGCTAATTGACGAAAAACGCGTTCAAGCGCGCGGGGTTATCGGTTTATGGCCCGCTAACAGCGTTGATGATGATGTGATCGAAGTGTATGCGGATGAAAACCGCACGGAAGTGGTAGAGCGCTTACATCATATTCGCCAACAAACCACTAAAGGCAGGGACGGCATTTGCTACAGCCTTGCAGACTTTATTGCCCCCAAGGAGAGTGGCAAGCCCGACTGGATTGGCGGTTTTGCAGTGACCACCGGCCACGGCGTTGACGAGCTCTCCAAAGCGTATGAAGCGGCCGGTGACGATTACAATGCCATCATGGTGCAAGCGCTAACCGACCGTTTAGCAGAAGCATTCGCTGAACGTATGCATGAGCGAGTTCGCAAAGAGTTTTGGGGCTACGTACCTGAGGAAACGCTGGATAATGAGGCGTTAATTGCTGAGAAATATCAGGGTATACGCCCCGCTCCCGGCTATCCTGCCTGCCCTGATCATACGGAAAAAGCAACGCTGTTCCGTTTGCTCAATGCTCCGGAAAATACCGGCCTTACGCTCACGGAAAACTTTGCCATGTGGCCTGCCGCGGCGGTGTCTGGCTGGTATTTCGCACATCCCCAATCGAAGTACTTCTCTACGGGAAAAATCACCCGAGACCAGGTAGAAGCGATTGCTGATCGCAAGCAGATGCCGCTGGCTGAGATGGAACGCTGGCTATCACCGGTGCTCTCTTACGACCCTAGCTGA
- a CDS encoding MATE family efflux transporter, which yields MPPAVRRHGRVMRLALPIMLGMLSQSMLNLVDAALVGHLGQEALAGVGLGGYAMFMVTAVVFGLSSSVQSQTAYNMGAGRYTASRPLNAGLTIGALVGIPLSCVAWWQAPALLQLLAPSDEVTHIAVEYFRWRVISLTAIALTLCFRGYWNGLQHTHLYLRIIVIVHVFNVFASAGLIYGIAGLPTLGTNGAGIGTTLSLLLGLILWIGITFKHNRVFSFIWPQWSTVRSTLSLAVPHSMQQLWFAAGYVVLFWLLGKMGTESVAVGHVLVNLSLLLILPGVGVGMAAMSLVGEALGREDQQAAHRWGIDALRVAGTLLAVLALPMLLFPSTVLTIFFTDPELIKLGTLPLQITGFMIVLDAAALVLAQALMGAGAQRTVMLLTLSMQWLVFLPLAWWVGIEMGYGLLGVWLVQLFYRLLNSGSFLWIWQRRRWLSQTL from the coding sequence ATGCCACCTGCCGTACGCCGCCATGGCAGGGTCATGCGCTTGGCCCTACCTATTATGTTGGGCATGCTTTCTCAAAGCATGCTCAACTTAGTTGATGCCGCGCTAGTGGGCCACTTAGGCCAAGAGGCATTAGCGGGTGTGGGGTTGGGTGGCTATGCCATGTTTATGGTAACGGCAGTGGTCTTCGGCCTCTCCTCCAGCGTACAGTCCCAAACCGCATATAATATGGGCGCTGGCCGCTATACCGCCTCACGCCCGCTCAATGCTGGCCTTACTATTGGCGCCTTAGTCGGCATACCGCTGTCTTGTGTAGCGTGGTGGCAAGCCCCGGCGCTGCTCCAATTACTGGCCCCTTCCGACGAGGTTACGCACATCGCCGTGGAGTACTTTCGCTGGCGCGTTATCTCTTTAACAGCCATTGCATTAACACTGTGCTTTCGTGGTTATTGGAATGGCTTGCAGCATACCCACCTGTATTTACGCATTATTGTGATCGTGCACGTATTTAATGTATTCGCCAGCGCAGGCCTTATTTATGGCATCGCAGGACTGCCTACGCTTGGCACCAACGGTGCAGGCATTGGCACCACGCTTTCCCTGTTATTGGGGCTTATATTATGGATTGGTATTACGTTTAAACATAACCGCGTTTTCAGCTTCATCTGGCCTCAATGGAGCACAGTTCGGTCAACTCTTTCGCTTGCCGTCCCACACTCTATGCAGCAATTGTGGTTTGCAGCAGGCTACGTTGTTCTCTTTTGGCTTCTCGGTAAAATGGGTACTGAGAGCGTTGCGGTAGGCCATGTGTTGGTTAACCTATCGCTGCTACTTATTTTGCCAGGCGTCGGCGTCGGTATGGCGGCAATGAGCTTGGTGGGAGAAGCTCTTGGGCGCGAAGATCAGCAGGCAGCACACCGCTGGGGTATCGATGCACTCAGGGTTGCCGGTACGCTTTTGGCCGTTTTGGCGCTCCCCATGCTGCTGTTTCCGAGCACCGTGTTGACCATTTTTTTTACTGACCCTGAATTAATAAAGCTCGGCACCCTACCGCTACAAATTACTGGTTTTATGATTGTACTAGATGCTGCTGCACTCGTACTGGCCCAGGCATTAATGGGCGCTGGCGCACAGCGAACGGTAATGCTGCTTACTTTAAGCATGCAGTGGTTAGTATTTCTACCGCTGGCTTGGTGGGTGGGCATTGAGATGGGCTATGGATTGCTAGGGGTATGGCTGGTACAGCTATTTTATCGCCTCTTAAACTCAGGCAGCTTCTTATGGATATGGCAGCGTCGACGTTGGTTATCCCAAACGCTTTGA
- a CDS encoding nitrite/sulfite reductase, producing the protein MYRYDIHDQTLVDERVAQFRDQMERYQAGRLGEEEFRPLRLQNGLYIQKHAPMLRIAIPYGMLAGEQLRALADITRRYDRGYGHFTTRQNLQLNWPALEDVPDILGELAKVQMHAIQTSGNCIRNTTSDQFAGIAGDEVEDPRPWCELIRQWSTLHPEFAYLPRKFKIAVSGAAQDRAAIQVHDIGLRFWHNSDGELRVKVLAGGGLGRTPMIADVVREDLPWQHLLTYLEACVRVYNQFGRRDNKFKARIKILVKALGIEEFRRRVDEEWAHLKDGPQTLNQAAVDAAKRHFPEPERRPVTDTAIAHFEKLRSENRSLARFVTNNVTDHKVPGYKAVTLSLKRREHAPGDVTADQMEAVADLADRYSFGEVRVTHEQNLVLSDVPVDELEALWKELDALGMANPTVGTLNDIICCPGGDYCGLANAVSIPIAQALQERFEDLDFLYDLGPLDLNISGCMNACGHHHVGHIGILGVDKKGEEYYQISIGGNSTDDASLGKILGPSFFREDVPDVVDKVLQVYVAERHEDERFLDTYRRIGLKPFKERVYAQQ; encoded by the coding sequence ATGTACCGTTATGATATTCACGACCAAACCTTGGTTGACGAGCGCGTTGCTCAATTTCGTGACCAAATGGAACGCTACCAGGCTGGACGTTTAGGGGAAGAAGAGTTTCGCCCACTGCGACTGCAAAACGGCCTGTATATCCAAAAGCATGCCCCTATGCTCCGTATTGCGATTCCGTACGGCATGCTCGCGGGCGAACAGCTTCGTGCGTTAGCGGATATTACCCGCCGCTATGACCGCGGCTACGGCCACTTCACAACACGACAAAACCTGCAGCTGAACTGGCCCGCTCTGGAAGACGTGCCCGATATTTTAGGTGAACTGGCCAAGGTTCAGATGCATGCGATTCAGACCAGCGGTAACTGCATCCGTAATACAACAAGCGATCAGTTTGCCGGGATCGCGGGCGACGAAGTGGAAGATCCACGCCCCTGGTGTGAATTAATTCGCCAGTGGTCGACGTTGCATCCTGAGTTCGCCTATCTGCCGCGTAAATTTAAAATTGCCGTTAGCGGTGCCGCCCAGGATCGTGCCGCGATTCAAGTACATGATATCGGCTTACGCTTTTGGCATAACTCAGATGGCGAACTGCGGGTTAAAGTACTCGCCGGTGGTGGCCTTGGCCGCACGCCCATGATTGCCGACGTGGTGCGCGAAGATCTCCCCTGGCAGCACCTGCTCACGTATTTAGAAGCGTGCGTTCGCGTTTACAACCAGTTCGGACGCCGAGACAACAAGTTCAAGGCGCGTATCAAGATTTTGGTAAAAGCGTTGGGGATTGAGGAGTTCCGCCGTCGCGTTGATGAAGAGTGGGCGCATCTTAAAGATGGTCCACAAACACTCAACCAAGCAGCGGTTGATGCCGCCAAGCGTCACTTCCCTGAACCAGAGCGCCGCCCGGTTACGGATACCGCTATTGCCCACTTTGAAAAGCTGCGTAGCGAAAACCGGAGCCTGGCGCGCTTTGTTACCAACAATGTGACTGACCATAAAGTGCCGGGCTATAAAGCGGTGACGCTATCGCTTAAGCGTCGTGAGCACGCCCCCGGTGATGTAACAGCAGACCAGATGGAAGCCGTCGCCGATTTGGCCGACCGTTACAGCTTTGGCGAAGTTCGTGTCACTCACGAGCAGAACCTCGTACTGTCTGATGTGCCAGTGGACGAGCTCGAAGCGCTGTGGAAAGAGCTTGATGCACTAGGCATGGCCAACCCAACGGTGGGCACGTTGAACGATATTATCTGCTGCCCTGGCGGCGACTACTGCGGCCTGGCGAACGCGGTCTCCATCCCCATCGCGCAAGCACTGCAGGAGCGCTTTGAAGACCTGGATTTCCTCTACGACCTAGGCCCACTGGATCTCAACATCTCAGGCTGCATGAACGCCTGCGGGCACCACCACGTGGGTCACATCGGCATCCTTGGCGTCGACAAAAAAGGCGAAGAGTATTACCAAATCTCGATTGGTGGTAACTCAACGGACGATGCGTCGTTAGGTAAAATTCTTGGCCCCTCTTTCTTCCGCGAGGACGTGCCGGACGTTGTCGATAAAGTCCTTCAGGTCTATGTAGCTGAACGTCATGAAGACGAGCGATTCCTCGACACCTATCGCCGTATTGGTTTAAAACCCTTTAAGGAGCGTGTTTATGCCCAGCAATGA
- the yidD gene encoding membrane protein insertion efficiency factor YidD: MRRFFGMLSRLVLQLVGGTMVMLVKIYQYTLSPLLGPRCRFWPSCSSYTIEAIQVHGPFKGGWMAAKRIVKCHPGNPGGMDPVPGGRSERLCQEDEDLLPPQAKCNHRH; this comes from the coding sequence ATGCGCCGGTTCTTTGGGATGCTGAGCCGTCTCGTGCTTCAGCTCGTTGGGGGCACCATGGTGATGTTAGTAAAAATCTACCAATACACCCTTAGCCCTCTGCTCGGCCCTCGCTGCCGCTTTTGGCCAAGCTGCTCTTCTTACACCATAGAAGCCATTCAGGTTCATGGCCCCTTTAAAGGGGGCTGGATGGCAGCTAAACGTATCGTTAAGTGCCACCCAGGTAACCCTGGCGGCATGGACCCGGTGCCCGGAGGCAGAAGCGAACGCCTGTGCCAAGAAGATGAAGACTTACTCCCGCCCCAAGCAAAATGCAATCATCGGCATTAA
- the nfuA gene encoding Fe-S biogenesis protein NfuA, giving the protein MTTTIEAPGIDITESAQDYLAELLEKQNVEGIAVRIFITQPGTPYAETCLAYCRPGEEEPTDMKLELEKINVFLDKNSLVFLEEAVVDFNADRMGGQLTIKAPNAKMPKVNADSPLEDRINYTLYSEINPGLAAHGGEIKLVELTEDRVAVLAFGGGCQGCAAVDLTLKDGVEKTLMERIPELAGIRDVTDHTDTSNAYYR; this is encoded by the coding sequence ATGACCACGACTATCGAAGCTCCCGGTATTGATATTACCGAAAGCGCACAAGATTACCTCGCAGAATTGCTGGAAAAGCAGAACGTTGAGGGTATTGCAGTACGTATTTTTATTACTCAGCCGGGTACTCCCTACGCTGAGACTTGCTTGGCGTATTGTCGCCCTGGTGAAGAAGAACCTACCGACATGAAGCTTGAGCTGGAGAAAATTAACGTATTTCTCGACAAAAACAGCTTGGTCTTCTTAGAAGAAGCAGTGGTCGATTTCAATGCGGATCGCATGGGCGGTCAACTGACCATTAAAGCGCCCAACGCAAAAATGCCTAAAGTGAATGCGGACAGCCCTCTGGAAGACCGCATTAACTATACGCTTTACAGTGAAATTAACCCTGGATTGGCAGCTCACGGCGGCGAGATTAAGCTGGTTGAGTTAACCGAAGACCGGGTGGCTGTGCTTGCGTTTGGCGGCGGTTGTCAGGGTTGCGCAGCGGTAGATTTAACGCTTAAAGACGGCGTTGAAAAGACCTTGATGGAGCGGATTCCTGAGCTTGCAGGCATTCGTGATGTGACCGACCATACGGATACCTCTAACGCTTATTATCGCTAA
- a CDS encoding DNA-binding protein, with protein sequence MARSGIQYSDVQQAIDTLLERGDSPSVQRIREVLGTGSFTTISEHFRLWRTEREQNRDVPPPKGVPEVIVNVASELWREAQEVANQALVHYREDANQKVESAQKEAADAAQNAANAEQRESALAEHLRHTDQRLEAVNRELAASQAKESQWQEHAEKAEQLAEEYQQKHAQAEQRIAELKSDFAEEQQQQLAAWQERLTQEEQRNEAAEGKLMALLDTLRQERALEEKALQKRLQHWEQRANALDKELQLKKQALQQYQLDNSSLQQRMEEFERNNRLQQEQHSSLQSELDKAYQALEKQQLAAQKDETWQQQLWQRMEALQSQLSALPEVLSTTEKQDSPTNE encoded by the coding sequence ATGGCGCGCAGTGGCATTCAATACAGTGATGTTCAGCAAGCAATTGACACCCTGCTTGAACGGGGCGATTCGCCTAGCGTTCAGCGCATTCGTGAGGTTTTGGGCACTGGGAGCTTCACCACCATCAGCGAGCACTTCCGTTTGTGGCGCACCGAGCGCGAACAGAACCGGGATGTGCCGCCGCCTAAAGGGGTGCCAGAAGTGATTGTCAATGTCGCGAGCGAGCTCTGGCGAGAAGCCCAGGAAGTGGCCAACCAAGCACTTGTTCACTACAGAGAAGATGCCAATCAGAAAGTAGAGAGCGCTCAAAAAGAGGCAGCTGACGCGGCACAAAACGCGGCCAACGCTGAACAGCGTGAAAGCGCGTTAGCTGAACACCTTCGCCACACCGATCAGCGTTTAGAAGCCGTCAATAGAGAATTAGCCGCCAGTCAAGCCAAAGAGAGCCAATGGCAGGAACACGCAGAAAAAGCGGAGCAATTGGCTGAGGAGTATCAACAGAAACATGCCCAGGCGGAGCAGCGCATTGCTGAGCTCAAATCAGACTTTGCCGAAGAGCAACAACAACAGCTGGCGGCGTGGCAAGAGCGGCTAACGCAAGAAGAGCAACGCAACGAAGCCGCAGAGGGAAAGCTGATGGCTCTGCTCGATACGCTGCGACAGGAGCGCGCCCTGGAAGAGAAAGCGCTTCAAAAGCGCTTACAGCACTGGGAGCAGCGGGCAAACGCACTGGATAAGGAGCTTCAGCTTAAAAAACAGGCGTTGCAGCAGTACCAATTAGATAACAGCAGCTTGCAACAGCGTATGGAGGAATTTGAGCGTAACAACCGATTGCAACAGGAGCAGCATTCTAGCCTGCAGAGCGAGCTTGATAAGGCCTATCAAGCGTTAGAGAAGCAGCAGCTAGCGGCTCAAAAAGATGAAACGTGGCAACAACAGCTTTGGCAACGCATGGAAGCGCTTCAGTCACAGTTATCTGCCCTGCCAGAAGTGCTATCAACGACTGAAAAACAAGACAGCCCAACTAACGAGTAG
- a CDS encoding SufE family protein, which yields MSTSGAELAQQELIEEFEMFDNWMDRYQYIIDMGKQLPDFPEACKTDEFKIQGCQSNVWMQHEKEGGKLIFKATSDAAIVSGLIAVLLRIYSERSADEINRTEPHFMKDLGLDKHLSPTRSNGLHAMLERIYQVAQQG from the coding sequence ATGAGCACCTCCGGCGCCGAGCTAGCCCAGCAAGAGCTAATCGAAGAGTTTGAAATGTTTGATAACTGGATGGATCGATACCAATATATTATTGATATGGGAAAGCAGCTGCCTGATTTTCCCGAGGCGTGTAAAACAGACGAGTTTAAAATTCAGGGATGCCAGTCTAATGTCTGGATGCAGCATGAGAAGGAGGGCGGTAAGCTAATTTTTAAAGCCACGTCTGATGCTGCCATCGTATCCGGCTTGATTGCGGTTCTGCTGAGAATTTACAGCGAACGAAGCGCTGATGAAATTAATCGTACCGAACCGCACTTTATGAAAGATCTTGGATTGGATAAGCACTTATCGCCGACACGCAGTAACGGCCTGCATGCCATGTTAGAGCGTATTTACCAGGTAGCGCAGCAGGGCTAG
- a CDS encoding tyrosine-type recombinase/integrase — translation MPNPVAISLSPKEKGVEIERLPLHSSLERIEAKSDAEAVAAWLAEYQGSPQTWKCYRREAERLLLWLASQRYQLQDINREMLRQFEAFLENPQPATQWVGPTRPRHHPQWRPFRGGLSPASRRQSLVILQGMFSWLVEAGWVSHNPFVLMRDKSRRLNNQAQRIERYLERALWEWLWGWINMSVAQPNERTRYEHARRRFIFGFAYLLAPRISEMSNAQMGDFQQSEGRWWWVVVGKGSKLARIPLPNDMLDCLSEWRNALSLRGLPQPDDATPVIRALDKQRGISDNQLYRLIRKAFFDAADALEEQGGKPSYIQALRQATPHWLRHTSITHQAQSGISLRYLAESARHARIETTTRYLHSEEAEWHQEQQQHRLGETAPKDRNEPL, via the coding sequence ATGCCCAACCCTGTGGCTATCTCACTGTCACCCAAAGAGAAGGGCGTAGAGATAGAACGATTACCGCTACACAGTTCGTTGGAGCGAATAGAAGCGAAAAGCGACGCAGAAGCGGTAGCGGCTTGGCTTGCTGAGTATCAGGGCAGCCCGCAAACGTGGAAATGCTACCGGCGAGAGGCAGAGCGACTGCTGCTTTGGTTAGCCAGCCAGCGCTATCAGTTGCAGGATATAAACCGCGAGATGCTTCGCCAATTTGAGGCTTTCTTAGAAAATCCGCAGCCTGCAACGCAGTGGGTAGGGCCAACAAGGCCGCGTCATCATCCTCAATGGCGGCCTTTTCGTGGCGGGCTTTCACCAGCCAGCCGGCGCCAAAGCCTAGTCATTTTGCAGGGGATGTTTAGCTGGTTAGTTGAAGCAGGGTGGGTGAGCCACAATCCATTTGTGTTAATGCGCGATAAGTCGCGGCGCCTTAACAACCAAGCCCAGCGAATTGAGCGCTACTTAGAGCGCGCGCTGTGGGAGTGGTTATGGGGGTGGATCAATATGTCAGTGGCCCAGCCCAACGAGCGCACACGGTATGAGCATGCACGCCGACGTTTCATCTTCGGCTTTGCTTATCTGCTAGCTCCGCGTATTAGCGAAATGTCGAACGCACAAATGGGTGACTTTCAACAAAGCGAAGGGCGCTGGTGGTGGGTAGTCGTCGGCAAGGGCAGTAAGTTGGCGCGTATACCGCTACCTAATGACATGCTGGATTGCCTATCTGAATGGCGAAACGCACTGAGCTTGCGGGGGCTGCCCCAGCCGGACGATGCAACGCCAGTAATTCGCGCCTTAGACAAGCAGCGTGGAATTAGTGATAACCAGCTCTACCGACTGATACGCAAAGCATTTTTCGATGCCGCCGATGCGTTAGAAGAGCAGGGTGGCAAGCCGAGCTATATCCAAGCGCTGCGACAGGCTACCCCTCACTGGCTGCGCCATACATCGATCACTCACCAGGCGCAATCTGGCATCAGTCTGCGCTATTTGGCAGAAAGTGCGCGCCACGCGCGAATAGAAACCACAACGCGTTACCTCCACAGTGAAGAGGCAGAGTGGCATCAAGAGCAGCAGCAGCACCGTTTAGGGGAAACGGCCCCAAAAGATCGCAATGAACCGTTATAA